The sequence tattttgaatcctctgaagtgccttctttttggtattgcagcaactagtccatattggcacagcatacaacatggcaggtctaaaaaattgtttgtaaatcaaaagtttgttcttaagacaaagttttgattttctttttataagtggatacagacacttaatatattttttacatttggcttgaaggccttcaatataatttttaaaagttaattttggtccagcagaagtcctaaatatttgtctgcaatatgtctgctagaaggtttcaaataagaagctctcggcttatggagaaaattataagctgagttttggaagcattcagggaaattttccatttttgcgaGTAAGTGGAGataatatccaaacttttttgcaatctactacaaatgacacgaaggcttcagcttttggctgaaaggcccgtgtcatctgcaaacaaagatttttgacaccctggtggtaaatcaggtaagtcagaagtaaaaatgttatacaatatgggccccagtatgctgccttggaggacaccagcccttacaggtaatctatcagatttggaattctgatagttttcctgaagtgagcgatctgataaataattttggatcagttcaatgatgtacagaggaaaattaaaattcatcaattttacaatcaaaccttcatgccaaatactgtcaaatgctttctctacatcaagaagagcaactccagtcgaatatccttcagatttgttgagccgaattcgATACTCTTAATAaatgatgggtggttgaatgcccatggtgaaaaccaaattgctcatcagcaaaaaatagaattgtcattaatatgaaccatcattctatttagaataatcttttcaaacagtttgcttattgaagaaagcaaactgattgggcgataactagaagcctcagctggaagttttttgataagtatgtagaaaataccatcatcacccggtgctttcatatcttttaaatttttaaatagatctcacttcatcataattagttcccaacgaagggtcaaaacattatcttggttgggaatgtcttcgaagctccgtgtaacctgatcctcaattggactagtgagacctagactaaaattatgggcactctcgaactgctgagcaagtttttgagccttttcgccatttgttaataaactTTTCTTTTCGTCTTTAAGCGCTGgtattggcttttgaggtttttcaagaatttccgTTCCTTTCCACACGGGTTTCGACCTGGGCTCCCCCTTCGCGAGCTTATTCTCAacgttggtatttctcagaatagcgaaacattttttaatttcattttgcctcgccaaataactttcaacgcgggatcgcgagttctttggtattgcctttgcctcaaatttttaagacggatcagtagctgaagatcgtcgtcaataataatgtagttgaatttaatttcacatttaggaattgaaATGCCTTTGGCATCGACAATTGAATTTATCAAATATACGagcgcattatcaatatcacttttggtatccaaaggaatattaacatcaaaatttctatcgatatacgttttatataaatcccaatcagctctatgataattaaaagtagagctggttggattataaatggcttcttgtgagatttcaaatgtcacaggaaggtgatcagagtcaaagtcagcatgagttaccaattggccacacagctgacttgaatccgttaaaaccaaatcaattgtcgaaggatttcgagtggatgaaaaacattgtggtattgaatagtataatatcccgccgaacaatcttcaaataaaattttaccattggaattgttTTGAGCATTGTTCCATGCACGGTGTTtgacattgaagtcaccaattatgaaatacttatttggatttgttgcgagtttgCGAgtgagaatttgaagatcagctctcaacaaattcttttgccattgcattgaaaaggcaagtaggctacaatgaaggaaaattgtccaaaatttgtttccacagaaactcccaaaaacttcaaaaactttggtttcgaacgaagaaaataatgtatgtttgatacgtctattaatgacaatggcgaccccaccacaggccctgtcaagacgatcatctctgtagataaaataatttggatctcttttaatggagagtcctggttttaaatatgttttagttaaaacggcaatatgcacattatgaactgttaggaagttgaataattcatcttccttaccctttagagagcgggaattccaatttagaactttcgcgcaattatttggatccattaaaacggagtccgataacaattttttgtgtgtactttataccaacctgaacagcctcaggtatggtatttgctttgaacattgcatcaatcatgtgatgcaattgttcagttaaaaaatcaaaatcggaagcagtcatgctacctgaatcggcaacatgaccgttattatCCGTTGGGAcgtgggtataaacctcattttgagaagagaaattttgtctaccaccagcgatgtttgcatacataggtacattggaaaaattggaatttactaaAGTGCTTGCTACCGTTGAGGCGCAGCAAAATTTGTccgtgaattgtggtgggtatgaattgctcgatcggtaactggtttcgaattttgagcgtttgttcaatttctacccgtcgaatctgggatccgattggagttttccgtcatcaattttgcacgggaattcaaaacttttttgcgtgaagggcattcccagaaattggatttctgattgcccccacaattggcacatttaaacttattggaatcttctctcacaggacaggcgtccttggcgtgagaggttccaccacaaatcatgcatttagcatccatgtggcaatgtttggttccatgaccccacttttggcacttacggcactgggtggggttttggaaattcctcccaggcctgcggaaatgttcccatgtaacacggacatgggacataatacaggccttttccaaacttttcatattatttagttaactattgttaaaatgaactaaataaaattcttgagaaatgcccctctgggaagtaccagagtgggattttttttcatcttaattacttggactggtgaaaatccaagtaattgagaaatttcaattctcagttaaatactgaagaagacgtttgcgatcgtcaaagcgaTCCcagcaaaacgcggcagtcacccttcctagcaatctgaaataaaaccttgatcccctgaaggttactcaggatttcattcctaaagccagaaaactcggcaacagataccacaattggcggaatccgttatttcttcgcatgaatcgaatcacctgggctagaggtagattcgattttctcaaattcgTCATTCAGCAAATCCAACTAATTGTTCAGtaatgtcaacattagatttagaaggaatatctgaagtctccagcttccttctaatTTTTCCGCGCTAGGGCagaacggtcttgaaaccttgtttctttgaaggaagtggagaatttaGTGAtccccccttcctcttgtttttattatcatcatttattattatcattgctgagcgtggagacgtgaccttctaagaggttttttttccagaacggtgtccctgcaggattaccactgcttgtcggaattttacttccgcaaacgggtccaacgtaaaacgaaggcacagGTCCAGGCAAAGATCAtcacgggatcagtgggtacaaacagcgctaagaagcactgttgaaaataaaatagcttcgggtagtattaaaaacttccgcaaagagagaaaagaaccgcacagcacgaaagcacgatgcgatCTGTTAATTTTAGTATAATGAGTAATTGCATATGGGCTGTGGTCCGCCTTGAGGCGTAGTTTGATCTTTCACGTATCATATGACCGCTGGGGAGCTGCCATTTCCGGATGATGCTTCTGATCCTATTTAAGAGTTGCTTCGTATCTTTGGAACTCCAATTACCATTGAATACAAGGACCTCAGTGGACCAAAATTCCTTTaatagttttcgaaacattttcacgtttAAAATTGTCCCCCGTGTACTTTTCAAACGTCCTTTGTTCGCTTAAAAAATGTACAATGCGCGCCACAGTACTTCCTGTTTGGTGGCATGTTCTCAACACCTGAACATGTAGGAGTAAAAGTGTGTGAGCGCCAAATTTCTGAATATTCTAATGATTCATTCACataaggaaatatttctctgTAAGCATTGAAATATTGAAGTTCCCGTTACTGAAGCTCTAACCAAAATTATGCCACCAGATGGTTTGCTCACTTTTGGTTATTACGCTAAGTAgtaaaaaacaacaataattgtgcACAATCTCTTATCGAGCGAAATGGACTTTGTGttcggcaaattttcataatattggcTTTGGTGGTGGATAGTTCTTCAGGCCATGAAAGTTTGGTGCATTATTTACTATACATCATTTGTAAAAGCCGAAAGGTAGGCGAAAATAGGTATTTAGAAAACTACTTTGTAGGGCAACAGAACTCTTGCACAGCCTGCCTGCTTCAGTGGCTGCTGAAAAatcgagtcaaagtgattttccatGCAAGTTTACTTGCCCTTGACCAATTTCCACTAATATTGGTACACATATTCTTTATCCCTAGCAGACGATAATAGAAGGGCTGGGACGGTAATGGAAAAAAAGGAGATGTGTGGGTGGTGTAGAGTGCGAGGTTGAGCATGAGTAAGTTAAGCATAATAACGATAGACATTATGTATGCTAGGCGAAATTGATGTTCCCCATTCtttagttcatccgaggttctttgagATTGTACAATTCGGGGAAAACCAATAGGCCGAATTTCTCAAAATAGCTAATCGTTGACAATAACATTTCCAGGAAATAACATTTCCCAAAAATGACTATTCAACGAAAACTTCATTTCCCCGAAAAAGCCATGTTCCCGAAAAttacatttccctgaaaataacATATCACTCAAGggagtcatttggcataacgccatttcgCTTGAGACCATTTGGTATAAagtccatttggcataacggacattttaCATTATTATGTACAGCGCCATAAgtgatggtcatttggcataacaagcctttggcagcagggactatataAGGGCTTGaagatccctccccaggccatctgcgagttgtggtgcatGCAGAGGATGTGGTGgtgtttgacagtgggctctgatAAACATCTATGTGCCTAAGACCTGgagttaggtgggacgctaaacgggcctgacacgacggccctccggcgagacaggaggtttgcgcaggcccaataagccgcctttaaaaacaaccattacgaacgccATAGAAGATaacacgactcgatacaatcggcaacaacctaggcgacgaataaaggatcacgatcgctaggcttcgcaggttgctacaggataatctacgatgaattacatccccgcaacttcgacgtcgtagcgctgcaggaaagcTTCTGGACAtggcagaaagtgtggaaaagcgggcatcgagcggctaccttctaccaaagcggtggcaccaccaacgagctgggaaccggcttcatagtgctgggcaagatgcgccaacgtgtgattgggtggcagccaatcaacgcaaggatgtgcaagctgaggataaaaagccgtttcttcaactatagcatcatcaacgtgcactgcccacacgaagggagacctgacgacgagaaagaagcgttataTGCAgatctggagcagacatacgatggatgcccactgcgggtcgtcaaaattgtcatcggagacatgaacgctcaggtaagaaaggaggaaatgtatggaccggtcatcggaccggatagtctgcataccgtatcgaacgataaaggccaacgatgcataaactttgcagcctctcgTGGAATGATAGTCCGAAGCCCTTTCGTCCTCCGCaataatatccacaaggccacatggaaatctcCTTATCAAAAGTAATGGGAAACTAAATCGACTACGTTCTAATCGACTGTaagttcttctccgacatcacgaacgtctgcacttaccgcagtgcgaagattgaatccgaccactacctcgttgcagtatgtctgcgctaaAAACTCTCAACGGTGTACACCACGCgccggagtcgtccgccgcggctaaacatcgggcggctacaagacggtagactagcccaagactgcgtgcagcagctggaagtggcactcccaacgaaagAGCAACTAGGCGCAGCGTATCTTGAAGATGGTGTTACAATAAAATCATTTTAACAAACATACAAAATGAACAATAAACACAATAATCAACGAATTAAAATAAATgacgatctctctgtgccccgagagaaacgtccaatGTGTTGTCAAAGGTTttgtccatcagtcaaatcccgcaaatgtgttttcattacgttttgcattttgtctacaacagACAATTAGTTGTATTCATAGCTCTCTTTGGTGTAGGATTCAgttcctatttgggcaccctgAAATAATTTGTGCCATGTGGCACCAACAATATTAAGGCTGTGTCTGGGAATCTTTCTATCTATAATTTTTATTGCCTATCTTCAGacccaaacacagaacatttaGAAATGGTACGTACACAATTCCATTCAACATTTATCACTTAGGAGCATTTGACACTTAGAGCATTTATCACATTTATCacttatcactaaaataaaataaaccgtAACACAACCTTCAACCAACGGGAACGAAATTTTTGTGGATGGTCTAGAAGCATCCacaaaaatttcgtcaattttatTGGAGTTGTGGAAATGCGAAATAAACACCCGTTTTTGCGCAGGCCTAGATCGATCGGGGtagacaaatttaaaaaaacgatCATTCGAATTTTTCGATTTCGGGTAGAATTAGGTACGTTTCGATTAATGCAGAGGGCTGGCGGGTCTTTACCCAGGTGAACGTTTAAACGCATTGCAGAGGTACTTGTCTAGTGCTTTGTGATTATCAGCGGACATCgtcatttgtttgttttgtttctaaTCGAGAGTGGCCCAGAGTAGTGTCAAAAGTGCACCGAAATGATACACTTGAGAACGTTGTGGGGTTGGGTGACAGTGCTTGGCAGTCTTGCGGTAACACGTGCGCTTGAAGGTGAGCAGTGTCGCTTTGGTCGCGACGATGGAGTCTGCGTTGCTTACAGCACATGTCGTCCAGTGCTGGAAGCCCTCGGCACCCGATTCAACATTTGCAGCTTCAGTCCTCGTGAAGCCATTGTATGCTGCCCACTCGACTATCGCGCCCAGCTACAACGAATTCAGCAACAGGACGCTGCCCAGAGCGTCAGCTCCAAAAAATGCAAGGAGTACGTTCGACAGTCCACACCGATCGTTTTTCTTAGTTCGCTTAAACCCAATGCCGAGGTGGTCCAGAAACGGGGCAAACAATGTTCCAACGACAACAAGCTGATCATCGGCGGAGAAGTGGCCAAGCTGGGTGAGTTTCCGCACATGGCTGCTCTCGGCTATCGGGACTTTCCGGATGATCCTATCGAGTACAAATGCGGTGGTACGTTGATTAGCGATCGGTTCGTTCTGACGGCCGCTCACTGCATTGCTCCGGGGCTGGAGACGGTGCGCTTGGGAGACTTGAATTTGGTGTCGGATACGGATGGGGCCACGCCGCAGGAGTTTTTCGTTGAGGATACCATCGGTCACCCGCAGTATTCGGGCAAATCGAAGCGAAACGATATCGCGCTGGTCCAGCTGAGCGGGAAGGTGGACTTCAGTCAAAGAATTCGACCAGCGTGTTTGTACCAATCGGTGAATGTGGAAGAACAGAAGCTGATCGCATCGGGATATGGCGCTGAGGAGAGTTACGGCCCCAATTCGAACATTCTCATGAAGGTGGTCCTGGATCAGTTCGACCAGTCGACGTGTCTCAGCTACTACTCCCGGGCCGGAGCGAGCCGACTCACCGATAGCCAGATGTGCGTCGGATTTAAAGCCGGTGGACGCGACACATGCCAAGGGGACTCCGGAGGTCCACTGCAGGTTCGCGATCCGAAAAACGATTGCATCTTCCACGTGGTGGGCATTACGTCGTATGGGACGTACTGCGGCGGGGAGGTGCCAGCCATTTACACCCGCGTCGGATCCTACCTACCATGGATCGAGTCGATCGTGTGGGGCGATTGACGGATGAAAGCTTATCAGGTTCAATTcataaaagaaagaaataaagtgAAACGATCCTCGATAGTATAGTGGTCAGTATCCCCGCCTGTCAGGCGGGAGACCGGGGTTCAATTCCCCGTCGGGGAGCCATGttacaataaaattatttttacaaaCATACGAAATGAACAATAAACACaacaatcaacaaattaaaataactgacgatctctctgtgccccgagagaaacgtccaatgtgttgcccattgcgagatatgacgaggtttcatTAAAGGTTttgtccatcagtcaaatcccgcaaatgtgttttcattacgttttgcattttgtctacaacagACAATTAGTTGTATTCATAGCTCTCTTTGGTGTAGGATTCAgttcctatttgggcaccctaGAATAAACTCGATTTTTCGTAGGAAAAAGCgttagcaggaagatcgagaccgtgaagagatggagcaactgtaccgcgctaataacgcacgaaagttctatgagaagttaaaccgttcacgtaagggccacgtgccacagcccatTACGTgaaaggacataaacgggaaccttcttacaaacgatcgtgaggtgatccaaaggtggcggcagcactacaaagagcacctgaatggcgatgtggcagactgTGGTGCCGGTATGGTAACGAActtaggagcacgcgcgcaggacatgctaCTTCctgctccgaatctccaggaaatccaggaggagatcggccggctgaaaaacaacaaagcccctggagttgatcaactaccaggagagctgtttgaaCACGTAGTTGAAAAAATCGTgttcttgggctcactggtgatctccgataacgataccagcagagaaattcggagacgaatCATGGCACGaaagcgtacgtactttggactccgcaaaacgctccgatcgaaaaatgttcgccgtcgtaccaaactggcTATCTACAAAACGATTATTAGATCGGTAGTACCAACGcccactgggagttttcgaaaggaagtgctgcataccatctatggtgtaGTGCAGATGGCAGGCGGTACGTagaggagacgaatgaaccacgagttgcatcagctgttgggagaaccatccatcgttcacaccgcgataatcggaagactgcggtgggccgagcacgtaaccagaatgtcggacagtaatccgatgaaaatggttctcgacaacgatccgacgggaactcCGCAGATTGcgtgtggttggcgacgtgcagccatggaccgagcttaATGGAGAAAACttctatgcactgcacaggccaaaAATGGTTATTTGTTGCGTGACGTGCTTTATGGATCCTCCCCTTcccaaaaatgacattttcccgAAAACAGTAGTTTCCGAGAATAACATTTCAGAGGAATCAAGTTTTCCCCGGAACACAtagcatgaataattttcacactTGACCACGATAACGCAAATTAATAGCaatctgtgtgaaaattatgtgtAAGACATGCACAGTATCTGTGCACTGTCTTTTACTCTCTTACATAAAGTCCCTTACTTTGCTTTCAACTATCAATTCCATTTGGATCGTCATGATGGCGGTTGCGTCCGGCATGCATTGCAACGAAAATAActttttctgaggaatttcctCATGTTTCGATGCGATATAATTTAAATGTGCGACTATAAACATCGCACTTTAGTTTGGTCAAATCGAAACAAAAGAGGAATCCTCTGTAATATTATAAAAGTGTTgcgattattttcaatttacatgaaaaaaatacaattgaGGTTGGGTCCGTTTTCGATCGCTTTCTCACTATGTAAAACAAACTCATTGAAAATTGTTAACCGTCAATTGCACTAATATGAGTAGCATGGCAGTTATTCATAATATGTGACCCGTTTTGTGtgagagcgattccaagcaacagcatcaaaatttaagaaaatttttaattcatgattttctattgagttgaaactttgcacagtttttcaatttcatctaaatcgtcatttttcgatatcaaatcttcatattgagtcacgactaacttttcaaaagggtgtatgtgaaaatggttcaaaaatatttaaaagctgcacagcaaaaacggaatgttcgattgttatgatttttcagcaaagttagacaactaaatggtgattcttaagaaaatgtgcacagtaaaaaaatttttttgcctttaaaaatatcatttttgtcacaaaaactcaaatatctcaaaaccctatcttttttcgaacgtaattttttaggaaaacggtccattatattagctatctaccataaaatttggtgatggtaaactaataaacaaaaaagttatgacatttcgaacatttcacaattttcacacatagtaaacaaaaaaaatttccgtgtattttttttcaagaatcctgatttgatgctgattttattgttaagggccttgcgtgagttaaacaagttgtttgtatgatattccatatttatgtattcatcgatattatgtatattatatgtataaatattatatgtataaataaataaaatgaattaatattatcctaagtattaaattaaatgtggcagttacacaatgttgttatagaaactctaagagttttgggtttgaattttcgtatgggttatgatatcatgaaaacagtttattaatacttattttttatttatttttattcaaattttttaaaatatcgaacacttttgaattacacaggattttgtttttacacgatttttttcgctcgtatttttgatcgtgtgacttcaatttgccaccaaactcttcgcaacatgtttcaaaaaatccagaataaatcaaagaaaaatcacatgataattaatatccgttaaacatttaggatgagtgaaaaattgagaaaatgtaaatcgtgtaaaaacaaaatccagtgtattatcagcacagtttgagtatagttttgctttaattttattttccgacaatggaatgaaacagtgaaatttttgggttccttggatcgtttcgcgttattaaattgctcgctgagctctgaagcctttatttcgtactcttcagtagtagtaaaacaaaatgataatttggttaaatctttttcttttctacgatttgcccaatcaaaaagttctttcgcagttttaattggatgctcacgttctttggctaaacttactcttgtggccatgcgctttattgttcctccaatagcatcacaaggacctttgccatgtgatgtagcaaaaaaaatgccattctgcatcaattccgtacattgatttaaattgacataggctagaaaaattcttacgatttttgttctgcgacgctgctccatcagacatgaaatatatcttttaacttctttatgcttatcaacgcgtaaaagttaatcatttttcaatgaacaagtttacggatactgaatcgtgtcttaaatcttcggaaattataataaaacttaagtgttcaatttgcgtacttccattaaaataaataacgaatggatgaattgtagcttgttgtacgttccagtgatgggactgcacttcatcttgcaatacaaagctgtaattttcagaaaaatcacaaatgactaaaaattcaccattttgtaatgtatttttcgtattttttaaaaagctggattgttctttCATaactggattgttctgttttaatgaaatcgtgagggattaaactttctaatttcaagcaaaaatatgacacaaactcatctacaggttttacaatattttctatgtcacacctatccgtggtcacccattgctcaaatgataactgatcaatatatttttcttcaaactcagcgagtaaagtattttccaatgatgaagaatctggacaatccgaacaagatcgtagatagcaatttgatgttgtattttcacactaaagactaccagttaacattttaatatcctttgttaaattgattcttttcaaactatgtaaaataagattaatattctcatgggttgtgcacacacacattatgtgttcctgaattggaaagaagcttacattgccttggccgaaggcttgcaaatgaggaaaacctattttaatattatcgtgaatctccttgaagcgtgtgtacgcttctttcaaagtcgtcatcattaatcgtttttggattgcttgacgctttccatctttttttactgatataTAATCTtcttgaccaggcatagctcgacttacttcatcatcttcaaaatattgaactactatttcttttgtctcatctgttaatgcagtactagacctagtatttttggttgaaagacagttattcttcaattgttttgcctcttttactgtatttctattggttttgaactcatcaatggcatcctgaatagaccacgaacttggcagcatcgacaaaatcaataatttttctttccttgtcgtggctgcattcgagaacctttccttcatatttataattacctcatcgtagtctgtattttccacatcatcaggtcctaatttgaagaggtttcttcgtacagtttcgtttatttcacggtattttttctccgggtaataaacgtagtccatcttactccatttaatcggagtcacttttatcccagctatgccctcgttaaagcgttcgatgttgaccttttggatacactcatcttctgattgatttgttgaaacagatttcgctgatggtacggtggcaaggctctcagcacttaatacttctggtaattcctcagttgttgtcgatacatctggcaattcctcagttgctgtcgttttcgaacttcctgcgctctgctcaaccgatgatatacagattgctcttttgtcaacgtttagacggcaggacgatgcaaatgcgtaaatttgtattcaatgtggacattggagcataaccagtcgctttcagtttatctatggtgctttcggtgagatttcgtaactcttttgaacactttttttccatcaaacggcctacaacagttgagaaagcggctactcatgttgttcgtaatatttcaataaacaaaatcacttttaagtttttactgactagtttggtgtcatttgcttgactgaagaaaaaattactataagatctttaacaaccttagtagtagtaatttttttgctttttcgtgaaacattgtcatggtatgtacctatcatgcatttgttgttgttgaagatacccgtttcctcccgatcataaagtctattctctaagaggtatatttttgcaggtaaactatagacgtacacgtgtatataaatctttgattttgcagcttttgtcttaaaaataacatttctgatatgtttctatcaacgttatt comes from Armigeres subalbatus isolate Guangzhou_Male chromosome 2, GZ_Asu_2, whole genome shotgun sequence and encodes:
- the LOC134217599 gene encoding venom protease-like, which gives rise to MIHLRTLWGWVTVLGSLAVTRALEGEQCRFGRDDGVCVAYSTCRPVLEALGTRFNICSFSPREAIVCCPLDYRAQLQRIQQQDAAQSVSSKKCKEYVRQSTPIVFLSSLKPNAEVVQKRGKQCSNDNKLIIGGEVAKLGEFPHMAALGYRDFPDDPIEYKCGGTLISDRFVLTAAHCIAPGLETVRLGDLNLVSDTDGATPQEFFVEDTIGHPQYSGKSKRNDIALVQLSGKVDFSQRIRPACLYQSVNVEEQKLIASGYGAEESYGPNSNILMKVVLDQFDQSTCLSYYSRAGASRLTDSQMCVGFKAGGRDTCQGDSGGPLQVRDPKNDCIFHVVGITSYGTYCGGEVPAIYTRVGSYLPWIESIVWGD